The proteins below are encoded in one region of Methanomassiliicoccus luminyensis B10:
- a CDS encoding M3 family oligoendopeptidase produces MTEAAAKWDLTQLVSDPDTDKVAKEMENAVNRASEFRAKYQGKIRDLDAAGLLKFIEERDDVFLPFEGAFQYARLSYSADSTDPAAKKLNDVARKAGTRAGQQLAFAEIELGELLKAKPQLVDDPKLAEYHHYLERALKRVPHQLSESEERLIMAKDQNGIDAWSQLQGDWLSTRTFKMTVDGEDRILPYGQIIGYYQDPDRVKRREANRVVYDGLGKDEIVWASALRSVAADHLQMMEWRKYSSPLEPSLNDNDVDEASVDALMKVMRESVGVYRRYLVLKAKMMGLEKLGNWDVVAPLPHAPDKHYSWEDSRAEVVRAYTKFDEQFGEWAEDMYKGRRLDGQVRKGKVSGAFCSYWYGGRTAFVLQSFTGRMGDVYTQAHELGHAIHGYIGSRHQRPSNFEMGSCIAESSSIFGELLLTDQLLGEAKSDAERQAVLSNVLDEFGMAAFQVSARYFFEKSLYEAIENGTFLDGETISELWVRARDDVYGDAVDWLPEMKWEWTMKLHYYMPNYRFYNYPYVFAQLFVFALYRLYLEQGREFVPKMKALLAAGSSRSPAELAREMGFDIRTEAFWRKGIEQFEEFLGQLERTL; encoded by the coding sequence ATGACTGAAGCCGCCGCCAAGTGGGACCTCACGCAGCTGGTCAGCGACCCCGACACCGACAAGGTCGCCAAGGAGATGGAGAACGCGGTTAACAGGGCCTCGGAGTTCCGGGCCAAGTACCAGGGGAAGATCAGGGACCTTGATGCCGCCGGCCTTCTGAAGTTCATCGAGGAGCGCGACGACGTGTTCCTGCCGTTCGAGGGAGCGTTCCAGTACGCCCGGCTGTCGTACTCCGCCGACTCCACCGACCCGGCGGCGAAGAAGCTCAACGACGTGGCCAGGAAGGCTGGCACCAGGGCGGGGCAGCAGCTGGCGTTCGCGGAGATCGAACTCGGGGAGCTGCTGAAGGCCAAGCCCCAGCTGGTCGACGATCCCAAGCTGGCGGAGTACCACCACTACCTGGAGAGGGCGCTGAAGCGCGTCCCCCACCAGCTCTCCGAATCGGAGGAGCGCCTCATCATGGCCAAGGACCAGAACGGCATCGACGCGTGGTCCCAGCTGCAGGGGGACTGGCTTTCCACCCGCACCTTCAAGATGACCGTGGACGGGGAGGATAGGATTCTGCCGTACGGACAGATCATCGGCTATTATCAGGACCCTGACCGCGTCAAGAGAAGGGAGGCGAACCGGGTGGTGTACGACGGCCTGGGCAAGGACGAGATCGTGTGGGCCTCCGCCCTGCGCTCGGTGGCCGCGGACCATCTGCAGATGATGGAATGGAGAAAATACTCCTCGCCGCTGGAGCCGAGCCTCAACGACAACGACGTCGACGAGGCGTCCGTGGACGCGCTGATGAAGGTCATGCGCGAATCTGTGGGAGTGTACCGCAGATACCTAGTGCTGAAGGCCAAGATGATGGGGCTGGAGAAGCTGGGGAACTGGGACGTGGTGGCGCCGCTGCCCCACGCTCCCGACAAGCACTATTCCTGGGAGGACTCCCGCGCCGAGGTCGTCCGCGCGTACACCAAGTTCGACGAGCAGTTCGGGGAGTGGGCCGAGGACATGTACAAGGGCCGGCGCCTGGACGGGCAGGTCCGCAAAGGCAAGGTCAGCGGGGCGTTCTGCTCCTACTGGTACGGTGGGAGGACCGCTTTCGTGCTCCAGAGCTTCACCGGCCGCATGGGGGACGTGTACACCCAGGCGCACGAGCTCGGCCACGCCATCCACGGATACATAGGGTCGAGGCACCAGAGGCCCAGCAACTTCGAGATGGGGTCGTGCATCGCCGAGAGCAGCTCCATCTTCGGCGAGCTGCTGCTGACCGATCAGCTGCTGGGAGAAGCGAAGAGCGACGCGGAGCGCCAGGCGGTGCTGTCTAACGTGCTGGACGAGTTCGGCATGGCCGCCTTCCAGGTCAGCGCCCGCTACTTCTTCGAAAAGAGCCTGTACGAAGCTATCGAGAACGGCACCTTCCTGGACGGAGAGACCATTTCGGAGCTGTGGGTGAGGGCGCGCGACGACGTGTACGGGGACGCGGTGGACTGGCTGCCGGAGATGAAGTGGGAATGGACCATGAAGCTCCACTATTACATGCCCAACTACCGGTTCTACAACTACCCCTACGTGTTCGCCCAGCTGTTCGTGTTCGCGCTGTACCGTCTGTATCTGGAGCAGGGAAGGGAATTCGTCCCCAAGATGAAGGCCCTGCTGGCGGCCGGGTCCAGCAGATCGCCGGCCGAGCTAGCCAGGGAGATGGGGTTCGACATCCGCACCGAGGCGTTCTGGCGGAAGGGCATCGAGCAGTTCGAGGAGTTCCTGGGGCAGCTAGAACGGACTCTTTGA
- a CDS encoding YbaN family protein, which translates to MSGEEAGKAKSCEPRPRGRLNRAVWNVLGTFFVVLGAIGIALPVLPTTPFVLLAAACYAKGSERMHCWLMNNKYFGKYLRDYAEHRGMPMRAKIVSILFVWAGILFSAYFFVPVLWGQIAMVAVAIGVTVHLLKLKTLRS; encoded by the coding sequence ATGAGCGGGGAGGAGGCCGGGAAGGCCAAGAGCTGCGAGCCCAGGCCACGCGGCCGTCTGAACCGGGCGGTATGGAACGTTCTCGGGACCTTCTTCGTCGTGCTGGGGGCCATCGGGATCGCGCTGCCGGTGCTGCCCACCACCCCGTTCGTCCTCCTGGCCGCGGCATGCTATGCCAAGGGCTCCGAGAGAATGCATTGCTGGCTGATGAACAACAAGTACTTCGGCAAGTACCTCCGCGATTACGCCGAGCACAGGGGCATGCCGATGCGCGCCAAGATCGTTTCCATACTGTTCGTATGGGCGGGCATTCTGTTCTCAGCGTACTTCTTCGTCCCCGTGCTGTGGGGCCAGATTGCCATGGTCGCCGTCGCGATAGGGGTCACCGTCCACCTGCTGAAGCTCAAGACCCTTAGGTCCTGA
- a CDS encoding right-handed parallel beta-helix repeat-containing protein, which produces MKQNSAAEALKNPLAKRLSSYALALVLVMSLFLALGNVSAQDTNYVNGEILTDTEWVPGDTYIVTGNLTVPAGVALTIPEGVTVLFSAGTGLNVSGALIIAGTSADPVIFGPNTTDAGFSYWFGINATSGSTISIDNAEFSNADNAVLATGSNVEITNSTFTGNVFGILLTDCPDPVIRGNTAIGNDNVGIAFTGEAIGDLVIANNVVRDNRYSGIAVNGGAIGNVTFTGNTAHGDGFDVTGETINSLIMEDNYIEGSAETFHGIGVVVYTHISAQSVVFEGNTFQNNWLGLHAYGSGYGNLIVVNNTFRNTTETSIVLSLSGAESVIIRNNVDIIGSGGIHLDLWDADSVVVADNIVTNAGRGGIDIQAYATGGGVGIRDLVVENNSVGVDASSYIRVLAHAVGTNITSLGDVRISGNSVTSGYYGIYVGVAGDIASIVLEGNGVSGSTSDGICVAAANIGDVIVRDNTAMGNGANGIVVEAIDGVIGDVVVMSNCLNNNVGAGIAFSATSYGNVIVTENDAWYNGGDGVLFDGEAYGNVTVTDNVLCHNGGYPLMMNGEQFGEIVVENNAIPDGSVICIGGVKYSVPPCEPEPPSEETSEDGSSDDSQTPTGEIDDSVVGGLSEENNGGAAPYALAGIAAIASFGALGAVLYSRRRR; this is translated from the coding sequence ATGAAACAAAATAGCGCAGCGGAAGCGCTGAAAAACCCCTTGGCCAAAAGATTGTCTTCGTACGCATTGGCCTTAGTACTGGTAATGTCGCTCTTTTTGGCATTGGGGAACGTCAGCGCGCAGGATACGAACTATGTGAACGGAGAGATACTTACCGATACCGAATGGGTGCCGGGCGACACCTACATCGTAACCGGCAATCTGACCGTGCCGGCCGGGGTCGCTCTCACCATCCCGGAGGGAGTGACGGTGCTGTTCAGCGCGGGCACCGGGCTCAATGTCAGCGGTGCGCTGATCATCGCAGGAACTTCGGCCGATCCGGTGATCTTCGGCCCTAACACCACCGATGCGGGCTTTAGCTACTGGTTCGGCATCAATGCCACTTCGGGTTCGACCATATCCATTGACAATGCCGAGTTCTCCAACGCCGATAACGCCGTCTTGGCCACCGGGTCGAACGTGGAGATAACGAACTCGACGTTCACGGGGAACGTCTTCGGCATACTCCTGACGGACTGCCCCGATCCCGTCATCCGCGGCAACACCGCCATTGGCAACGACAATGTCGGCATAGCCTTCACCGGCGAAGCCATCGGCGACCTAGTTATAGCTAACAATGTGGTCCGTGACAACAGGTACAGCGGCATCGCCGTTAACGGGGGCGCCATCGGGAACGTCACCTTCACGGGGAACACCGCGCATGGCGATGGCTTCGATGTCACCGGCGAGACCATCAACAGCCTGATCATGGAGGATAACTACATCGAAGGCTCCGCTGAAACCTTCCACGGCATCGGTGTAGTGGTCTATACGCACATATCGGCGCAGAGCGTAGTGTTCGAAGGAAATACCTTCCAGAACAACTGGCTCGGCCTCCACGCCTATGGCTCCGGGTACGGCAACCTCATCGTCGTGAACAACACCTTCCGCAACACCACCGAAACCAGCATTGTTCTTTCCCTCTCCGGCGCGGAGAGCGTGATCATCAGGAACAATGTGGACATAATCGGTTCCGGCGGCATCCACCTCGATCTCTGGGACGCGGACAGCGTGGTCGTTGCGGACAACATCGTCACCAACGCCGGCCGGGGCGGGATCGATATCCAGGCATATGCCACGGGAGGCGGCGTGGGCATCCGGGACCTGGTTGTGGAGAACAACTCCGTCGGCGTTGACGCGTCGTCCTACATAAGGGTGCTGGCCCATGCTGTCGGGACCAACATCACCTCTCTGGGCGATGTCCGCATAAGCGGCAATAGCGTCACGAGCGGCTATTACGGCATATATGTCGGTGTAGCCGGAGATATTGCCAGCATCGTTCTTGAAGGGAATGGCGTCAGCGGCAGCACCAGTGACGGCATCTGCGTGGCCGCGGCCAACATCGGGGACGTCATCGTCAGGGACAACACTGCCATGGGGAATGGCGCGAACGGCATAGTCGTTGAAGCGATCGACGGCGTGATCGGGGACGTCGTGGTGATGAGCAACTGCCTCAACAACAACGTCGGGGCGGGCATCGCCTTCAGCGCCACGAGCTATGGCAATGTGATCGTTACCGAGAACGATGCGTGGTACAACGGCGGCGACGGGGTGCTCTTCGACGGCGAGGCCTACGGCAATGTCACCGTAACGGACAACGTCCTCTGCCACAACGGCGGGTACCCCCTGATGATGAACGGCGAGCAGTTCGGCGAGATAGTCGTCGAGAACAACGCGATCCCCGACGGGAGCGTGATCTGCATCGGCGGTGTGAAATATTCGGTACCCCCTTGTGAGCCCGAACCACCCAGCGAGGAGACGTCCGAGGACGGATCGTCCGATGACAGCCAAACACCGACCGGTGAGATCGACGACAGTGTCGTTGGCGGCTTGAGCGAGGAGAACAACGGTGGCGCAGCGCCGTACGCCCTCGCCGGCATTGCCGCGATAGCTTCCTTCGGAGCCCTCGGAGCTGTGCTGTACAGCAGGAGACGGCGATAA